In one Pseudomonas sp. MM211 genomic region, the following are encoded:
- the gspK gene encoding type II secretion system minor pseudopilin GspK: protein MGYGRQRGAALLMVLVALAMLAGGLAWMVQQGRQQVDAVRLQQQRIQARAMEVAGLAFAEQALRDPAWRQSPLFWQALRGQPLRYDFAGGAATLRIRDLHSCFNVNALAGQEAERAGRQLQYLLGDDLAAEQLVHALADWIDSDGQSRLHGAESDQYLRQTPPRLAANQPMVDMSELNLLLTPQPGRQQRYPQLCALPQTSGWRLNANALSLEHLPLLDALYEGEFARSLLTRIITGRPANGYRDVAALREAVGAVDDPTFERLSEGLLLNSGDFMLQLEFEQDGRLISSQFQVQAQGVVRWHAQVPVQRVQVISREPLPFAL, encoded by the coding sequence ATGGGGTACGGGCGGCAGCGCGGCGCGGCGTTATTGATGGTGTTGGTGGCCTTGGCCATGCTCGCCGGTGGGCTGGCGTGGATGGTGCAGCAGGGGCGACAGCAGGTCGATGCGGTGCGCTTGCAGCAGCAGCGGATTCAAGCACGGGCAATGGAAGTCGCCGGTCTGGCTTTCGCCGAGCAAGCTCTGAGGGATCCGGCTTGGCGGCAGAGCCCGCTTTTCTGGCAAGCCCTGCGTGGGCAGCCGCTGCGTTACGATTTTGCTGGCGGTGCGGCGACCTTGCGCATCCGCGATCTGCACAGCTGCTTCAACGTCAATGCGCTGGCCGGCCAGGAGGCTGAGCGTGCCGGGCGTCAGCTGCAGTACCTGCTCGGTGACGACCTGGCCGCCGAACAACTGGTGCATGCCTTGGCTGACTGGATCGACAGCGACGGCCAGAGCCGCCTGCACGGCGCCGAAAGCGACCAGTACCTGCGCCAGACGCCGCCTCGGCTCGCCGCCAACCAGCCCATGGTGGATATGAGCGAACTGAATCTGCTGCTCACGCCGCAGCCCGGGCGACAGCAGCGTTATCCCCAGCTCTGTGCGCTACCGCAGACCTCGGGCTGGCGCTTGAATGCCAATGCCTTGAGCCTGGAGCATTTGCCCCTGCTCGACGCCCTCTACGAGGGTGAGTTCGCGCGCTCGCTGCTGACTCGCATCATCACTGGCCGACCGGCCAATGGTTACCGTGACGTGGCGGCCTTGCGCGAGGCAGTGGGCGCCGTGGATGACCCGACCTTCGAGCGCCTGAGCGAGGGCTTGCTGCTCAACAGCGGTGATTTCATGCTGCAGCTCGAGTTCGAGCAGGATGGCCGGCTGATCAGCAGCCAGTTCCAGGTGCAGGCTCAGGGTGTGGTGCGCTGGCACGCACAGGTGCCGGTGCAGCGAGTGCAGGTGATTAGTCGAGAACCCTTGCCGTTCGCTTTGTAG
- a CDS encoding PhoX family protein, which produces MSRDTGDNLDRNPSGNLPMASVLDSYLSRRSVMRGGLGAAIAMIAGTGLTGCFDSGGSSNDSPSTEPPVEPKLALGFQSIAGSRTDACMVAAGYSAYVLAPWGTPFNSAGGTWQADGSNTSIEQENSAGMHHDGMHFFPINGSSDDGLLAINYEYIDEDALHPNGQTFVNGQRPAEEVRKEINAHGAGVIRISKVSGRWQVVDNDPLNRRFTTATVMDISGPLRGTDHVKTKFSTAGTETRGTNNNCGNGYTPWGTYLTCEENWPSIFINTGNRPADQARIGVSTGTGRYSWETAAGDASEQDDEFTRFNITPSGASATDDYRNEASTYGYIVEIDPYDSSTRAVKRTALGRIRHEGCWPALPVVGKPVVFYTGDDSNNEYLYKFVSDAVWDAADANPSDRLATGAKYMDSGTLYVARFDADGSGVWIPLVAATPTTDGSTLGTKFTDLPGIILNTRGAADAVGATPMDRPEWSAVNPLNGDVYLTLTNNSARTAAAVDAANPRGPNRHGHVIRWHDSDDQLSFAWDIFVFGANASGTPDINRSGLTELNQFASPDGMSFDSRGILWIQTDNGESSVTSYTNDQMLAVIPTNLVDANGEQVPVNAQNQADLRRFFVGPNGSEVTGIAFTPDNKTIFVNIQHPGNWPSTNVATDETPAGTSVRPRASTVVIQRNDGGEIGV; this is translated from the coding sequence ATGAGTCGAGATACCGGCGATAACCTGGATCGTAATCCCAGTGGCAACCTGCCGATGGCATCGGTTCTGGATTCGTACCTGAGCCGCCGCAGCGTTATGCGCGGAGGCCTGGGCGCCGCGATCGCCATGATCGCGGGCACCGGCCTCACCGGCTGTTTCGACAGCGGCGGTTCCAGCAACGACAGCCCTTCCACCGAGCCACCCGTCGAGCCGAAACTGGCCCTCGGCTTCCAGTCCATTGCCGGCTCGCGCACCGATGCCTGCATGGTAGCTGCCGGTTACAGCGCCTATGTGCTGGCCCCCTGGGGAACGCCGTTCAACAGCGCCGGTGGCACCTGGCAAGCCGATGGCAGCAACACCTCCATCGAGCAGGAAAACTCGGCCGGCATGCACCACGACGGCATGCACTTCTTCCCCATCAACGGCAGCTCCGATGATGGCCTGCTGGCGATCAACTACGAGTACATCGACGAAGACGCCCTGCACCCGAACGGCCAGACCTTCGTCAACGGTCAGCGCCCGGCCGAAGAAGTACGCAAGGAGATCAACGCACACGGCGCTGGCGTCATCCGCATCAGCAAGGTCAGCGGCCGCTGGCAGGTGGTCGATAACGATCCGCTGAACCGTCGCTTCACCACCGCCACCGTCATGGACATCTCCGGCCCGCTGCGCGGCACCGATCACGTCAAGACCAAGTTCTCCACCGCCGGCACCGAGACCCGCGGCACCAACAACAACTGCGGCAACGGTTACACCCCGTGGGGCACCTACCTGACTTGCGAAGAGAACTGGCCGTCGATCTTCATCAACACCGGCAACCGCCCTGCCGATCAGGCACGTATCGGTGTCAGCACCGGCACAGGCCGCTATAGCTGGGAAACCGCTGCCGGGGATGCGTCGGAACAGGACGACGAATTCACCCGCTTCAACATCACCCCGAGCGGCGCGTCGGCGACCGACGATTACCGCAACGAAGCCAGCACCTATGGCTACATCGTCGAGATCGACCCGTACGACTCCAGCACCCGCGCCGTGAAGCGTACCGCCCTGGGCCGCATCCGCCACGAAGGCTGCTGGCCGGCACTGCCGGTAGTCGGCAAGCCAGTGGTGTTCTACACCGGCGACGACTCCAACAACGAGTACCTGTACAAGTTCGTCTCCGACGCGGTTTGGGACGCTGCCGACGCCAACCCGAGCGACCGCCTGGCCACCGGCGCCAAGTACATGGACAGCGGCACGCTCTACGTCGCTCGTTTCGACGCCGACGGCAGCGGTGTATGGATCCCGCTGGTAGCCGCCACGCCGACCACCGATGGCAGCACCCTGGGCACCAAGTTCACCGACCTGCCGGGCATTATCCTCAACACCCGGGGCGCAGCCGATGCTGTGGGCGCGACGCCGATGGATCGACCGGAGTGGTCCGCCGTCAACCCGCTCAATGGCGACGTCTACCTGACCCTGACCAACAACAGCGCGCGCACTGCGGCGGCCGTTGACGCTGCCAACCCACGCGGCCCGAACCGTCACGGCCATGTGATCCGCTGGCATGACAGCGACGATCAGCTCAGCTTCGCCTGGGACATCTTCGTATTCGGCGCCAACGCCTCGGGCACGCCCGATATCAACCGTTCCGGCCTGACCGAGCTCAACCAGTTCGCCAGCCCGGACGGCATGAGCTTCGACAGCCGCGGGATTCTCTGGATCCAGACCGATAACGGCGAATCGAGCGTGACCAGCTACACCAACGACCAGATGCTGGCGGTAATTCCCACCAACCTGGTCGACGCCAACGGCGAGCAGGTACCGGTCAACGCGCAAAACCAAGCGGATCTGCGCCGTTTCTTCGTCGGCCCCAACGGCAGCGAAGTGACCGGCATCGCCTTCACGCCGGACAACAAGACGATCTTCGTCAACATCCAGCATCCGGGTAACTGGCCATCCACCAACGTCGCCACGGACGAAACGCCAGCGGGTACCAGCGTCCGCCCACGTGCTTCCACGGTGGTGATCCAGCGTAACGACGGCGGCGAAATCGGCGTCTGA